One genomic segment of Gadus chalcogrammus isolate NIFS_2021 chromosome 3, NIFS_Gcha_1.0, whole genome shotgun sequence includes these proteins:
- the spock3 gene encoding testican-3 — translation MLSVALLYACAFVFGQVCAKSDNGNFLDDKWLAGRWDKFRDEPGTWTPSKPMDQGLDPAKDPCLKIKCGRHKVCVAEDYKTATCISQRRVSFKDPSLFQSPGSKCEPCPVVHPSPVCGTDGHTYSTKCKLDYQACMSGKKISEKCAGMCPCTTLPEHSSAEKKVCSESDLKEVVSRLREWFRVLHDNGSHKRTKAQKPDQSKFGLGALPICKDPLGWMFSRLDTNFDLQLDQSETRSLYLDRNEPCSEALFRSCDVRRDQLLSSSEWCTCFQRHTDSPCKVELSNVNKKQAGKKLLGQYLPACDEEGYYRTHQCHGSSGQCWCVDRYGNEASGSRTHGPADCGVVLESSGDPGSGDSLFSDEDKDSFGRNAKAGMDDDEDDEDEDDDDGTDEYLS, via the exons ATGCTGAGCGTCGCCCTGCTATACGCGTGTGCATTCGTCTTCGGACAAGTCTGCGCTAAATCCGATAACGGCAATTTTTTGGATGATAAGTGGCTTGCGGGGAGATGGGACAAATTCCGAGAT GAGCCAGGAACATGGACACCAAGCAAGCCCATGGACCAAG GGCTGGACCCAGCCAAAGACCCCTGTCTGAAGATCAAGTGTGGCCGACACAAGGTGTGTGTGGCCGAGGACTACAAGACCGCCACCTGCATCAGCCAACGGAGGGTCAG CTTCAAGGACCCCAGCCTCTTCCAGAGTCCTGGCTCCAAATGTGAGCCCTGCCCAGTGGTCCACCCCTCTCCTGTGTGtgggacggacggacacaccTACTCTACCAAG TGTAAGCTGGACTACCAGGCCTGTATGAGTGGTAAGAAGATCTCTGAGAAGTGTGCTGGCATGTGTCCCTGCACCACACTGCCAGAGCACAGCAGCGCAGAGAAGAAAG tgTGCAGTGAGTCTGATCTCAAGGAGGTGGTGAGCCGGCTGAGGGAGTGGTTCAGAGTGCTTCATGACAACGGCAGCCACAAGAGAACCAAGGCCCAGAAACCAGACCAGAGCA AGTTTGGCTTGGGGGCGTTGCCCATCTGCAAAGACCCCCTAGGCTGGATGTTCTCCCGGCTGGACACCAACTTTGACCTCCAGTTGGACCAGTCGGAGACCAGGAGCCTGTACCTGGACCGCAACGAGCCGTGCTCCGAGGCGCTCTTCAGGTCCTGCGACGTCCGCCGTGACCAGCTCCTCAGCAGCTCTGAGTGGTGCACCTGCTTCCAGAGACACACGG aCTCCCCCTGTAAGGTAGAGCTGTCAAATGTCAACAAGAAGCAAGCTGGGAAAAAACTACTTG GTCAGTACCTGCCTGCCTGTGATGAGGAGGGGTACTACCGGACCCACCAGTGCCACGGCAGCAGCGGgcagtgttggtgtgtggatcGCTATGGCAACGAGGCCTCTggctcacgcacacacggccCAGCGGACTGCG GCGTGGTCTTGGAGTCTTCCGGGGACCCTGGCAGCGGAGATTCTCTGTTCTCGGACGAAGACAAGGACTCCTTCGGTCGGAACGCCAAGGCCGGGATggacgacgacgaggacgacgaagaCGAGGATGACGACGACGGCACCGACGAATACCTGTCGTAA